A genome region from Cucumis sativus cultivar 9930 chromosome 4, Cucumber_9930_V3, whole genome shotgun sequence includes the following:
- the LOC101206212 gene encoding zinc finger A20 and AN1 domain-containing stress-associated protein 8 isoform X2: MDPHDEAGCQAPPEGPFLCINNCGFFGSAATMNMCSKCHKDMMLKQDQAKLAASSIENFVNGSSSGSVEVPESVTDGAISVEPKTVQSHALPAMGSVEGEKPSEGPKRCNSCKKRVGLTGFNCRCGNVFCAVHRYSDKHDCPFDYHMAAQNAISKANPVVKAQKLDKI, from the coding sequence ATGGATCCCCATGATGAGGCTGGATGCCAAGCTCCCCCGGAAGGGCCCTTCCTCTGCATCAACAACTGTGGCTTCTTTGGTAGTGCAGCCACTATGAACATGTGCTCCAAGTGTCATAAAGATATGATGCTGAAACAAGATCAGGCTAAACTTGCTGCTTCatctattgaaaattttgtcaatgGATCATCTAGTGGCAGTGTGGAAGTACCTGAAAGTGTTACCGATGGTGCCATTTCTGTGGAACCGAAGACTGTTCAATCACATGCACTGCCTGCAATGGGATCTGTGGAGGGTGAGAAACCAAGTGAGGGTCCAAAACGTTGCAACTCTTGCAAAAAGCGTGTTGGTTTAACAGGCTTCAATTGTCGGTGTGGTAATGTATTTTGTGCAGTTCATCGTTACTCTGACAAACATGACTGCCCCTTTGATTATCACATGGCTGCGCAAAACGCCATATCCAAAGCCAATCCTGTTGTCAAGGCTCAGAAGCTGGATAAGATCTAG
- the LOC101206212 gene encoding zinc finger A20 and AN1 domain-containing stress-associated protein 8 isoform X1: MARVKRGSLQGIIFFLFTFSILSLKEQSREKKPSLLFLSLLTHSKRNSSAGVLLFHGILSSSIHIQKQDSSLGDIFPQMDPHDEAGCQAPPEGPFLCINNCGFFGSAATMNMCSKCHKDMMLKQDQAKLAASSIENFVNGSSSGSVEVPESVTDGAISVEPKTVQSHALPAMGSVEGEKPSEGPKRCNSCKKRVGLTGFNCRCGNVFCAVHRYSDKHDCPFDYHMAAQNAISKANPVVKAQKLDKI; this comes from the exons ATGGCACGTGTAAAGAGGGGTTCACTTCAAGGGataatcttctttttatttactttctcCATCCTAAGCCTAAAGGAGCAGAGCAGAGAGAAGAAACCCTctctcctttttctctctctcctcacTCATTCAAAAAGGAACTCTTCAG CTGGGGTTTTACTTTTCCATGGGATTCTGAGTTCTTCCATCCACATCCAGAAGCAAGATTCCTCTCTCGGAGATATCTTTCCTCAG ATGGATCCCCATGATGAGGCTGGATGCCAAGCTCCCCCGGAAGGGCCCTTCCTCTGCATCAACAACTGTGGCTTCTTTGGTAGTGCAGCCACTATGAACATGTGCTCCAAGTGTCATAAAGATATGATGCTGAAACAAGATCAGGCTAAACTTGCTGCTTCatctattgaaaattttgtcaatgGATCATCTAGTGGCAGTGTGGAAGTACCTGAAAGTGTTACCGATGGTGCCATTTCTGTGGAACCGAAGACTGTTCAATCACATGCACTGCCTGCAATGGGATCTGTGGAGGGTGAGAAACCAAGTGAGGGTCCAAAACGTTGCAACTCTTGCAAAAAGCGTGTTGGTTTAACAGGCTTCAATTGTCGGTGTGGTAATGTATTTTGTGCAGTTCATCGTTACTCTGACAAACATGACTGCCCCTTTGATTATCACATGGCTGCGCAAAACGCCATATCCAAAGCCAATCCTGTTGTCAAGGCTCAGAAGCTGGATAAGATCTAG